Part of the Oncorhynchus mykiss isolate Arlee chromosome 26, USDA_OmykA_1.1, whole genome shotgun sequence genome is shown below.
TCAGACAGTCTTAGCAAAGAGCAAATTTAGCTTAGAAGCAGTTTGTTTGAATGTTGTTTCATTAAAAACAGTAACATACTTGTTACCCATAAATGATTTGATTTAAATGTCTGCATTGGACGTTTTAAGATACATTCTTCTCAGAAAACTGACTTGTCCTGTGGCCTTACTCAACATCTGACTGCCAAACGAATGTGTCCATGTTGCTTTCATGTTATGCTGTCTGAGGAATAAATGTGAGTTTGCATTTTGTACAGGTGCGATATTGTTTTTCTAAAGGCTGAATCCCAACTTGATTTACAAAGGAATAACAGATTGGATAAGGTAGATGACAAATGGCTTAATATAAAAGGTTTATTAAAAGAAATGCAAACAAAGAACATTTTTTTGTACACTACAAATGTTATCAGGAGGATGGTTGCTGTGAAATTCCATTATACTGCGATGACTGGAATCTGCTGAACTTCAGGCACGGTATCCATCGGCTCAGCATCCACTGGAATCAAGATGAGACATAAGGGAATAGCTTTGACATTTCAATTCATATGTAGCCATAACATTTGTTTATACACACCAACACTATTCAATACAACTTTACCACCTCAGGGGCAATTTAAAAAAGTCAGTTTTGCAAGTAGGCTTACTACTTCACTAAACACGTTCACAAAATTAACCAGTATATGGTTAGAATGTTTACTACCCATGAACTAAATGATATGCGGGGTGGTTTAAGCCTACCTGTGGTGAGGTCTAAGAGTGGTTCATCTGCCTCTAAGGGCAGAGCAACGCCCATGGCCCTCCTGATCCCGTACACACTGCTCACATCTCCTGGAGCCACCTGACTGGTCAGTTGGGCCAGGTTACCAgtcaccttctccactacagaGAGACAAATGGGAAATTATATTAGAGCCCAACTTCAAGCCAAAGGTGGAGTCCAAATAAAGATCACTGGTAGCGGTATAGCTGAGAAATGGATGGCCCAGGCATTTCTTCCATTGGAATTAAGATAGTCAAAAGGAAATAGCTTTGACAGAGAAATTCATGTTTAGTCATAACCGTTTCTGGCTGCACAATTTTTACAGGGTTCAAACCAAAGCTTGAATCCAAACAAAGACTTGTGGGGGAAAGGTGACATCTAGTCAGCTGCACAACAATGACTTCAACTGagatgtcttccgcatttaacccaacccaatTGAATCAGAGAGCCCCCACCCAATAAAATAGACAGTGGAATTCCATTctcctttaaaataaaaaaatgaagtgTTACCCAGCTGCAGCTCCTTGGTGGTTGGGGCTAGCAGGCAGATGTTAAGGGGCTGCTTGACACTCAAGCGTTCCCTCTGCGCTCCCTGCAGCTCGCAGAGGAGCTTTGTAGTCTCATCCAACTTCTGCTGGAAATGTTGGGCCTCTGATGCACAAAGACATTCACACTCTTgttacttaaatatcaaaaggaaGCTTGCAGGGTCATCTACAATGGGTTCCATTTCTTGAATTATCTTCATAGACCTCATTCAACTGGGACTGCACATGCCCTACAACAGCCCAGGGAGGCTGCAGGAGTCAGAAACGCCTCAATTACCTTGAGGAAGGGTTTAAGCCTAGGGGATTtaaaatgtaactctttggctCTCAGTCGCTTCAGAGAATTAACTGGCATACTGTTGGGGTTTGCCCTTTGGTCAGTTAGAGCTGATCTTTACCCTCAGAGAGGTCAGGTGGATTCTGGAAGTCCAAGCCAATCACAGAGCCCAGGGAGGCTATCCTGCTTACAGCCTGCTTGCTGGCTTCGGGTTCAACCACCTGAGGGAAAAACAGAAGGGTTAGGTTAGTAAAAGCATTTTTGTTTGGATTCCAAGTCACCCAGCGCTGCAGTCAGTTAATCTTTGAAATTGCATTGCTGAAAGGAGAGGCATCAGCCAGGCCAGCTCTTTTCTGGTAGCTCCAGTCGATACCTCTGCCAGTCCCTTTCCAATAAAGAGCAGCAGCAACACCCAACCAGGGAATGAGGATAAACTGGACACTGGCCAAGCACAGCAAACAGCCAGGTATAGAGCTGCTGTGTGCTTAAGAGAGGCCTGATGCTTTCCTTTCCTCCAGCCTCTACACTGCTGTGACTGAGGAGCCATTCAGCCGCCCAACGAAGGGGGCGCAGAAAGAAAACATACATTTCCACatccctgacagagagtgggtgAACAGACCTGGTCTCAGAGGCTGTTGGAGAGAGGCAGTGTTTTGAAGGGGAAATGTTCTTTCTGTGTGTTGGATCATAGCAGCTAGCTAACGAGCCTGCCATGTTGACACAGCTGGAACAGCTACGGCATGTGCAGAAGCTGTTAATATTATCCAACACTGTTGGTGGGGCAGGTTAGCTGGGGTTCACTTCAGCTGGGTGTAGTTGACCTAGGGTGTGGTGTCTCTCCTTTATCTGCTGAGGTTGTCCACGTTTAGTGTCCTAGTGTATCTGAGACTTACCTCCATGTCCTTGTCTCCAGTCTCAGAGGATTCTGTTGGCCCTTGCTCATCTGGACGGGTCTGACGGGCAAGAACACATCAAGTTAGTATTGTCCAAAGAAATGTTAAAATAGCCATATAATTCCCATGCAGATACATGCTTAATGGTTCTACCTCTCTCAGGGTTTTGGAGTGCTCCCCGTTAGTCAACGCGTCCAGGAGGTTGTCTGCCAGTTTGTACATGTGCTCCTCCGATTTGGACAGGAACTCCGAGAGGCTGCAGACACAATGACAAACACAttacatcagtgtgtgtttgtgtatggtaGTCACATTTGGTCTCCTCTCAGAAGCAGCAGTAGGGTCGTATCAGGTTTACCATGTGGTTTTAGCCTCCACCACAGTGAATCTCATCCACGCCAACAGAACCATAAAATGCCTACTCTCATATACAAACCCAATGAAATAAAGGGGCATCTGGACTGTTATGAGCATGCTGGAATGCTCAAAGCTTTGTTTGGAATTATTTACTGTAAAGTAGGCCCTTGTAAATGTCAGATCTTGACCACAATATTACACCGTAATGTAGGGGGAGGATGAGGAGCAACATGCATACCTCTCAGATCCCTGGAGGCTGGCTTCCTCTCCATAGAAGGAGTAGATCAGGTCAGTGTCCTCTTTCCCGATGTTGGCGAAGCTCGAGTCGTAGGCGGGCGCGTAGGAGGTGTACGGCCCATAGTTCATGTACGATACTGTGAGAGCAGAGATTGGATTACATTACAGCTCGTAAACACTGATGGAGATACAGGACCACAGGCTGAGAGCTCAGCCTCTCACAGAGATACATTTATAGGACTatgaaaaacagttttttatagaATCACAATCTGACATGGCTACATGACCTTATCAAATCTTATGGAAAAATAATTGTTGCCCATGAATGGATTTATAAATGGATACATTGAGACTGGTATTTATGTTGTTTGAACATTGGATTTATACATGTGCTTCTATACAAGCTCTGGGTTCAGTCACTCAGATGAGAAGAGGTTATTCAGCCACTCTTGGGAGACGATGGAAGTCGATAAAAGAAATGTTTTTTTGATTATTAAACCTTGTCACTAAGGCCCCTTCAGCTTACCTGGTGTGACCATGTTCCTCTTGTCCTCCTTAAAGCCCTGCAGGGTGTTGATGCCACTCTGCAGCCGGTTGGACATCATGCCCAGCTTCACAGGGCAGTAGCCCACATCTGTAGAGATAAGAGTTGATTGAGAAAGAGGCTCATTTTAAATTAAAAGCTGATGATTTTATTACACTTGTTAGGTTCATCAGAAAGATACAGTTGGAATCAATCATGGATTCCTGTTTCCCCATGTTGCACAAATAGAAATGGATATAGAGCAACGAGCTAATTGCGGGCGTGACTGACTGGACCTACCTCCAGCCACAAGGTCGACTGGGTTCAGGATTGCCAGTGTGGTGGAACCATCAGACTTTCTCCTCTCAAAGTCCAGCTACATAACCAAATAAAACAATAGTCATATTATTACATTAGTGAACATAATGAATACGTTCACTAAATTAGACCATACATTTCCTTTATTGTAGATGGGGTAAGAGATTGGTTGGCCTAAACAGTTTAAGCCAATTCCATAGCCCATAGCTCTCACCTCACTCTCCAGCCCTCTGTTGGACAATTTGCCTCCCGAATCGTCAATGAGCTTGCGGATCTCCTCAAGCTCCTTCTCTGCCTGACTGACAACCTTGGACACTTCGTCTTTGGAGTCGTTGTCTTTCCTGGAAGTATTGGAGAACACAGAGTATAGAGGAGTAGGAGACTTTCAACTTAACTGATTCATAGGGTTTCATTGTTCAATACCATAAAAGGATCAGCAGAAAATAGGAATTTATTTTGCTGGCAGCCATTAGTGATTACAATACATTTTGAAACAGTCATAACATCTAAATCTAATAGAGAATACATTTCATGctatagctacagtacatgttccCAATGAATATGCTGCCAGTATACTTTCAATCAAACTTCCCCACAAATCTTATAAGTCCTCATGCTGTAGTCTTATTTGCAAAAGCatttcaaataaaaatgtatttgtcacatgccccaaatacaacaggtaaGAGTAGTGTACATTCTACAAGCATTGCCCTTTTCACCTCGTAGCTGAGTAACCCAAAACCTAAGTTGCATTGTGATTGGACAAAAGCAATGACTGTACAGCCCCTCCCTAGAACTTATTATTAtcagaccttagtgaaatgcttacttcaaacccttaaccaacaatgcatacCTTAAAGAGAACAGAATTTCCTACCCATTACACCTCAGTGGGGTTTACAAGGACAACAACTCCTAGGTTTCAGAGAGTGATTGGTGTGAAAGGTACTGCATAGTGCTGACTGAACACAAGACCTGACACGCTCAAAGGCATTCCTTTCATTATCGCTCATCCTCCAGCCAgagtctgtggaaagaactgatccACCAAACACTTGGGAGAACAAGCCCACAGCACTTGGACACTATCCATGACTTAACATTAGTGTGTAATACTGCTTGCTTGCTTCTTGGTTGGGATCTGTATTTGGTAAATGGCCGAGAACAGCTTCTCACAGTCTAAGCACCGTAACCCCTATCGGAAGTCTATATATTAGTCTATGTAAATTGTGTCCGAGATCAATATCCATATATGATGACTCTCCAAGCAATTAATAACTAAAAGCATATTGTCAGTGTTCATGTGCAGGGTAAAGTTATCACGGTACCTGGGAGTGTTTGGTGCAGACTGGGTAGTCTCGCTAGGATCTGTGGGGCTGGGGCCGTCTTTACACTGGTCCATGCTCGAGTTCCCCACCTCTCCAGTCTTACTTGACTGGTTGGCTGGGTTCTCTAGGTCAGCCATGAACTCAATACTCTGCCTCAGGCTCTCAAGCCTCTCCTgtgggacagcgagagagacaagaGTTGACTCAGTGTTTCACCAAAATTTATGCCATAATCTGTCGTGTTCCAATCTCAGGGTCTTGTGATTAGTCTTCTGGGGCCCCAATTATCAACAAAACATTGTGGTGAAAATTCATATCTAAACATTCAGAGGTATGAATATGGTGCCCTCTGCTGTTCATATGTGGCAACTAGTGATTATTTCACCCAGGCACACATGGCCAGTTTCCTATATACAGATTAAGCCTAATCCAGGACTAAAACCCATTCTCAAAGGAAGATCCCATATGTATGTGTCAAGTTCACTTCTGTAGAGGCACTCCGCTTACCGGGCGGAGAATCTTCATGCCAGAGTGGAGCAACTTCCTGGCAGCTTTGTGGTAAATGGTCTCTGGCTTGTTGTAGATCATAGCATTCTCACACATGATCCTGAAGTCCTCCTGTATCAATGGAGACACACGGCAGTCAGTCACTGGACTCTGCATATGTTTAACATTGGTTTTCTATTTAATCAACACTTCAGGCTTGATTGTCAATCAACACACTGCTTTAGAATGAGACAACAAAATAAAGCTATTCTGGAAAGTTATCtgtcaagaaggtagagcagctGACAGATGTACCTTAAGCTCCTCTAGTGACTGGTAATACTCATTCTTGACTTTCTCCTTCATTGCGCCGAAGTCCATGGGCCGCTTGATGATCGTGGAGTAGCCAGGAGCGATAAGGTCAGTCACAGGGAACGAGAAAAACGCACTTGGGTCTTTCCTACAAGAGAAAGTCAGTTGTTGCTTTGATAGGCCTCAATGCAACAgctattttaccaggtaagttgactgagaacacattctcatttacagcaacgacctggggaatagttacaggggagaggaggggggatgaatgagccaattggaagctagggatgattaggtggccatatgagggccagattgagaATTTAGCTGGGATACCaggtttttatttaactaggcaagtcgttaagaacaaattcttatttacaatgacggccaaaccctaacgacgatGGGCCAAATGtgagccaccctatgggactcccaatcacggccggtttgtgatacagcctggtatcaaaccagggtctgtagtgacgcctctagtacggagatgcagtgccttagaccactgcgcccctactcttacaataattgccatgggatctttagtgaccataGAGTAAGGACACCCGTTTGaagtcccatctgaaagacggcaccctacacagggatGCACTACTCTGGGGCATCGGGATatgtttagaccagaggaaacagACTGCTAATCAATTCAATGACAATTTCTTAGTAACAAGCTTCACCTTTGGAGCTGTCTGATGAGTTGACTCAAGGCTTCCTGCAGTGGGGTCAGTTCTTTctctgagaatgagagagaaaaagcacACGAGGGAGTGAGGTGGGTAAAGAAGTGATTAAGAAAGATAAATATTGGTTAAAATGACTTTATAATATATCAATATAAATTAATGGCCAAGAAAGGATTATGGAAAAGTGGCAGCCATTGTAGAAACTGGCAAGTAAGTTACCTTCCACTTTACTCAAGGAGGATGCCAGATCAGAATGGATAGGGGTTCTGCTCGCCTCCCT
Proteins encoded:
- the LOC110506732 gene encoding bromodomain-containing protein 7; this encodes MVKKHKKHKSEKYEEYGERPLKLVLKVAGNEVTTGSSSFENTFDEHPDLEKHKDKKKKKRDKERIDTMSPVDDKKNMTTKKKKKKGQDADTDWDDREASRTPIHSDLASSLSKVEEKELTPLQEALSQLIRQLQRKDPSAFFSFPVTDLIAPGYSTIIKRPMDFGAMKEKVKNEYYQSLEELKEDFRIMCENAMIYNKPETIYHKAARKLLHSGMKILRPERLESLRQSIEFMADLENPANQSSKTGEVGNSSMDQCKDGPSPTDPSETTQSAPNTPRKDNDSKDEVSKVVSQAEKELEEIRKLIDDSGGKLSNRGLESELDFERRKSDGSTTLAILNPVDLVAGDVGYCPVKLGMMSNRLQSGINTLQGFKEDKRNMVTPVSYMNYGPYTSYAPAYDSSFANIGKEDTDLIYSFYGEEASLQGSESLSEFLSKSEEHMYKLADNLLDALTNGEHSKTLRETRPDEQGPTESSETGDKDMEVVEPEASKQAVSRIASLGSVIGLDFQNPPDLSEEAQHFQQKLDETTKLLCELQGAQRERLSVKQPLNICLLAPTTKELQLVEKVTGNLAQLTSQVAPGDVSSVYGIRRAMGVALPLEADEPLLDLTTVDAEPMDTVPEVQQIPVIAV